Genomic DNA from Mus musculus strain C57BL/6J chromosome 11, GRCm38.p6 C57BL/6J:
GTTGGCAGAGACCGAGTGAAGCATAGGGCGTGTCAGTACTCAAAGCTTTAGCCGACTCAGCAACCCCTGTCCCTTCACACCTCCCACTGAGACGCAAGCAGGGGCGTGGGGTGTAACCCACTGTCTTGGCCTTGCTGCAACCAAAGCTGGTAATTCAAAAATAGTAACAGTAGTTGGGTTGCATCTCATTTGCACAGAATCAATTTAATTAAGCGCAGAGGCAATCTCTTTAGATCCTGAAGTCTTTCTCAACGTCCCCCTACTTACTCCCCTTTCTATTACCCTCCCTGGGATTGTTTCTTTAGCCCTCCCCCTTCTCTGGAattgtagccctagttgtcccaAGAGAGACTGTGGGTCTCAGTAGGAGCAGAGCAGGAAGAAAGGCGGAGTCGACGGGGGCAGCGGCCACGAGGGTTGGGCTTCGGGCTGCATCCTCCGCCCTGGAGCAGCCTCCGCAGGTCCCGGCGGAAACGCAGGCCCAAAAAGGCATAAAGCACCGGATTGAGGCTGCAACGGACCAGGGTCAAGCCGCCGGTGACCAGCAAAGCTAGATCCTTGCGCTTGCTGGAGGAGCAGCTCCGCTCGCGGGCTGCCAGTAGATCGGCTGTATCCAGCAGCAGGGCAAGGCTGTAGGGCAACTGCAGCACCACGAAGGCCACCACCAAAGCCACCACGACGCGCAGTGCACGCCGCCGCTCTGGCCCCCTGGCGGCCAGAAGCGTGCGGCCCAGGAGCGCATAACAGGCTGCCATGACGCCCAGAGGGAGCGCGAAGCCGAGGACCACCTGCGCCACTGCGCTTGCCCCTTTCACAGTCTGCGTGAGGCTTTCGGGAAAAATGAGCCGACAGCGTCGTTGGCCTTCACGTGGCCCGTCCCGGCTGAAAAGGAGCGCAGGTAGAGCCAGAAACAGCGACAACAGCCACACGAAGACTGAAACCAAGTGCGCTCGGCTAGGCGTTGAGGGCCGCTGCCCGGCTGGGAGAGCTCGTgcgatggccacatagcggtcggCGCTGATACAGGCTAGGAAGAGGAAGCCAGCGTGGAAAGAGGCCGAGTAGAGGCCTGAGATGGCACGGCAGGTGGTACTTCCTAGATTCCAGCCCTGAAGAGCCCCTGCTGCAGCAAAAGGCAAAGTCAGGGCCAATAAAAGGTCAGCCAGGGCCAACTGGAGCAGGTGAACGGAGGTGGGAGATCGGGTAGTTCGTCTGGCTGCCAGATGGGTGGCCAAGACTAGGCCATTGCCAGCCAGACCCAGTACAGCCACCATCAGGGAGACACTGGGTTGGAAGGCCCGACTGAAAGCCTGGACATCAGCCTTGTAACAGAGCTCTGGCAGCGGCCCAACCGAATAGGCCTCCTCATCGTACCCGGAGTAAAGTCCCCAGGAGACCTGGTGGCATCAAAATGAGAAGAGGGACCGTGTAAGACATTCCCACACCCTTCCATCTCACATAGGTGCCTCATTCAAAGCCTCAATACcagatgactctctctctctctctctctctctctctctctctctctctctctctccagattctTGCTAGTGTGCCCTGAACAGGCAGTTAAGCTTCGCTTGCAGTCTCTCTAACTCTGCTTCCAGCTTCCTGGATGACCTTGAGCAGCCACCGGCTTTTTCTGGACGCCACTTCCTAAATGTGTTTTACCCGGTGTAGAAAAGCCCCGTTCAGCCCACCTGGCAAGCTAGCAGTGAGCACTGTTGAAACCGTGCAAGATAATAGACAACAGAAACATCTAACTCGCCCTAGAGCAAGCATTTGTATTATTAATAAATCTCAGCGCTTCTGTTCGCTTTGCAGTGCCCTCTCCTGGAAAGTAAGTCAGATGCAGGGCTTTGCTTCAGCCCTGGACCCTAGACTTCAAGCTTAGGCTAAAGGGGCTtctgtttcctttcccttctctcctccccaccctactGTTAGAGCACAGATGTATTGAAAACATTCACACCAAAGGGGTCTTAGGTAGGATTTGTAGGCTCCTCACAGGTGCTAGATGACAGAGGCCTGCTGTCAGGCAGGGAACCccatccctttccccttccccaccctctctgcaacccttctccccctccctgccccgaCTCCCACCTGCTCTGTGGGCTTGGTCCCCATCTCTGGCTACAAGGGTTTCTGAGGTACAGCCACAGAGGCTAAAGTTAAATAACTAGCgggggcaggaaggaaggggtggggaggagggccaAGGAGGAGGGTTCACGTTTCCATCCCACCTTGCCCGATTTCTATCTAGTCAAAGGAAAAGGAATGCTTGCATGGTCTTGCACaagttttgttttcctctgagcCTTCGCTGTGTAAAGTACAGTAAGATGAAAGCACGGAGTTGACAGTTACAAAGGTGTCCAGCACTGAGCCAGGAGCACGATTCACcttcagaaaacatttttatttttatttattttatttattttttttttagattttaaatttgCCCTTCATTCCATCTCTAGGTGTCcttcttcaaagctttttcctttTCATGAAAATGCTAGGCTCACCTCGCCTCCTCTGACTTCTCTTTTTTACCAC
This window encodes:
- the Ccr10 gene encoding C-C chemokine receptor type 10, which gives rise to MGTKPTEQVSWGLYSGYDEEAYSVGPLPELCYKADVQAFSRAFQPSVSLMVAVLGLAGNGLVLATHLAARRTTRSPTSVHLLQLALADLLLALTLPFAAAGALQGWNLGSTTCRAISGLYSASFHAGFLFLACISADRYVAIARALPAGQRPSTPSRAHLVSVFVWLLSLFLALPALLFSRDGPREGQRRCRLIFPESLTQTVKGASAVAQVVLGFALPLGVMAACYALLGRTLLAARGPERRRALRVVVALVVAFVVLQLPYSLALLLDTADLLAARERSCSSSKRKDLALLVTGGLTLVRCSLNPVLYAFLGLRFRRDLRRLLQGGGCSPKPNPRGRCPRRLRLSSCSAPTETHSLSWDN